One window from the genome of Bufo bufo chromosome 4, aBufBuf1.1, whole genome shotgun sequence encodes:
- the LOC120999683 gene encoding gastrula zinc finger protein XlCGF26.1-like, producing MEEWEYLEEHKDLYKDAMMENHQSLTSPVSDSHGPLHLSSCREAEDNNTTQANSITPNAPSVLHSEDLSTDTTGHKKPLSNRSLTGKQITGNRRREIFSSGKHFIKKSNISLHERNRRDKRPFSCSECGKCFTRKFILVGHQRTHTGEKPYSCSECGKCFSRKSYFDRHQRTHNGEKLFPCSECEKCFIQKSDFERHQRTHTGEKPFLCHECGKCFRNQSNLSEHLRIHTGEKPFSCSECEKCFSLKSSLLFHQQTHRREKPFPCSECGTCFADNIALLNHQHSQCEKHFSQDLDRHQRAYTGEKPFVCLECGNCFSRKSSLAGHLRIHTGDKPFSCSKCRKCFNHKSDLDRHQRTHTGEKPFACSECGKSFIRKSQLVSHLKLHLGVKPFSCAECGKCFSQKLYLNRHHRFHIGEKPFSCSECGKCFIQKSDLGRHQRTHTGEKPFVCSECGKCFSRRINLRDHQRVHTGENVSMCPECGKRFSRKSNLEEHLRVHTGEKPFSCSECGTCFTYKIDLLRHQRTHTGEKPFLCAECGKCFRLKSGLVQHQRTHTKKKPL from the exons atggaggagtgggagtatttagaagaacacaaggatctgtacaaggacgccATGATGGAGAATCACCAGTCCCTCACATCACCGG TAAGCGACTCCCATGGACCTCTCCATTTATCTTCCTGTCGTGAAGCAGAAGACAACAATACCACACAAGCTAATTCAATTACTCCTAATGCACCCTCAGTCCTTCACAGCGAAGATCTATCCACCGATACCACTGGTCACAAGAAACCTTTATCTAATCGGTCACTGACTGGCAAGCAAATAACTGGAAATAGAAGGAGGGAAATCTTTTCCAGTGGTAAACATTTTATAAAGAAATCTAATATTTCTTTGCATGAGAGAAATCGCAGAGATAAaaggccattttcatgctcagaatgtgggaaatgttttaccagGAAATTCATTCTAGTTGGAcatcaaagaactcacacaggagagaagccgtattcatgttcagaatgtgggaaatgttttagtcggAAATCATATTTTgatagacatcagagaactcacaatgGAGAGAAGCTATTTCCATGTTCAGAATGCGAAAAATGTTTTATTCAAAAATCTGATTTTGagagacatcagagaactcacacaggggagaaaccatttttatgtcatgaatgtgggaaatgtttccgTAACCAATCAAATCTTTCGGAACatctaagaattcacacaggagagaagccattttcatgttcagaatgtgagaaatgttttagttTGAAATCATCTCTTCTTTTTCATCAGCAAACTCACAGAAgagagaagccatttccatgctcagaatgtggaacgTGTTTTGCAGATAACATAGCTCTTCTTAATCATCAGCAttcacagtgtgagaaacattttaGTCAGGATCTTGATAGACATCAGAGAGcttacacaggagagaaaccatttgtATGTCTTGAATGTGGGAATTGTTTTAGTCGAAAATCATCTCTTGCAGGACATCTAAGAATCCACACAGGAGacaaaccattttcatgttccaAATGCAGGAAATGTTTTAATCATAAATCAGATCTGgatagacatcagagaactcatacaggggagaagccatttgcatgttctgaatgtgggaaaagttttatTCGGAAATCACAACTTGTGAGTCATCTCAAACTCCACTTAGgggtgaagccattttcatgtgcagaatgtgggaaatgttttagtcaaaAATTATATCTTAATAGACATCATAGGTTTCACattggagagaagccattttcatgctcagaatgtgggaaatgttttattcagaaatcagatcttggtagacatcagagaactcacacaggggagaaaccatttgtatgttctgaatgtgggaagtgtttttctAGGAGAATAAATCTTAGGGACCATCAAagagttcacacaggagagaatgtATCTatgtgtcctgaatgtgggaaacgtTTTAGCCGTAAATCAAATCTTGAGGAACATCTAagagttcacacaggagaaaagccgttTTCTTGCTCAGAATGTGGAACATGTTTTACCTATAAAATAGATCTTCTTcgtcatcagagaactcacacaggagagaagccatttttatgcgctgaatgtggaaagtgtttcCGCCTGAAATCAGGTCTTGTTCAACATCAGAGGACTCACACAAAAAAGAAGCCATTGTAA